The proteins below are encoded in one region of Mycobacteriales bacterium:
- a CDS encoding toll/interleukin-1 receptor domain-containing protein — protein sequence MEPIARNAEVVAQAHPERRDLFLCHAWDDREGAAKDLCDLLLSHGATVWFSEYDVGLGKSLLQEIDRGLATSRVGIVLVTPALLETLKSATGIAGKELSALLATDRVIPVAHNTDFDALRDVSPLLAARSGLTVGANLSLDDVAEKVAAAAAAETATAVRL from the coding sequence ATGGAACCCATCGCCCGGAACGCCGAGGTGGTGGCCCAGGCCCATCCCGAGCGCCGCGACCTGTTCCTCTGCCACGCATGGGACGACAGGGAGGGTGCCGCTAAGGATCTGTGTGACCTGCTCCTGTCCCACGGCGCGACGGTGTGGTTCAGCGAGTACGACGTCGGCCTCGGGAAGTCGCTGCTCCAGGAGATCGACCGGGGCCTGGCGACCTCACGGGTCGGCATCGTGCTGGTCACCCCTGCGCTGCTTGAGACGCTCAAGTCGGCGACGGGCATCGCAGGCAAGGAACTGTCGGCGCTGCTCGCTACTGACCGGGTGATCCCTGTCGCCCACAACACGGACTTCGACGCCCTTCGAGACGTCAGCCCTTTGCTCGCCGCGCGGTCCGGACTGACCGTTGGGGCGAACCTGTCCCTGGACGACGTCGCCGAGAAGGTCGCAGCCGCTGCGGCCGCTGAGACGGCGACCGCCGTGCGCCTCTAG